GAAAGGGTATATCGGAAGTTTACTGTTCGAGCCAAGGAGCGTGGTATTGATCTTCAGCTTAATAAACTTCACTCGAATCTTCTGCTCGAAGCGGCGGATGAAGATAAGCTAGAACAGGTGCTGACCAATCTGCTGGACAACGCTTTTCGTCATACGCCTTCAGGCAAGCAGATTCGAATCATTGCGGATCGGATTACCGTATCGAACACAGAGGCTCTCCAGGTGAAGATTAGCGACCAAGGCATCGGTATTCCGCCTGAGGATCTGCCTTTTGTTTTTGAGCGATTCTACAAGGCCGATAAAGCGCGTGTGCGGGGGGAGACGGTGGGAACCGGCATAGGCCTCGCCATCGTGAAAAATATCGTGATTGCGCATCATGGTACGATTAACGCAACAAGTGAAGTAGGCGAAGGAACGGTGTTTACGATGATCATTCCAACAAAATCGGCAGAATCTTAGGGAATGTCTCCACAAAAGACAAAACACGCTCACAGGGAGCGTGTTTTTTTGTTGAAATTAAGAGGTTAATCTTGTTCTACGTGGAACAATGATTAACCCCTTATATCTTAAATTGGCCTGAATTTAGCCCAGCGCGATTTGCTGCGCGGTGTTCAGTTCCGGCAGCCCGGTAAGCTTGATCAGAACGTCCTTAGGAACGTCTTTATCCACCGTCAGAAGCATGATGGCTTCCCCGCCGATGACTTTACGTCCAACCTGCATGGAGGCGATGTTGACATCGTTCTCGCCGAGCAGCGTTCCGACACGACCGATAAGGCCCGGTTTGTCGTTATGGGAAATCAGAATCAGATGACCTTCCGGAGAAATATCGACCGGGAATTTATCCAGACGGACAATCCGTTCGCCGTAACCCAGCAGGAGGGTACCTGCAACAATTCGCTCCAAACCGTTTTGCGTTTTAAGCGTAACGGTAACGAGGTTGGTAAAGTCTTTGGTTTTTGGTGTCTGGGACACAACGACGTGCAGATCACGGCTCTTCGCCAAATGCATGGAGTTTACAATATTCACTTCGCTTCCGAGGTGGCGTTCCAGCACTCCCTTCACGATGTATCGGGTCAGGGCTTGCGTATCGACTTCAGCCAGCTCGCCTGCATAGTCAACGTGAATCTCCTTCACCGCGTGTGCGGTGATCTGAGCAGCTACACTGCCCAGTTTCTCGCCGAGCGAGAAGTATGGCTGCAGCTTGTTCATCACGCTAGCCGCTACAAGCGGGAAGTTGACCGCATTCTTAAACGGCTCGTTGCGAAGGATATGGAGCACTTGTTCCGATACATCAATCGCAACGTTCTCCTGAGCCTCAACAGTAGATGCACCCAAATGCGGGGTTACAATAACCTTTGGATGGTTCAGGAACGGATGATCGCTTTCAGGCGGCTCATGTTCAAACACGTCAAATGCGGCTCCGGCAACAATGCCTTCATCGATGGCTTCCACGAGGGCACGCTCGTCAATAATGCCGCCACGGGCGCAGTTCACGATGCGCATGCCGCGCTTCATGACTTCGAATTGCGGTCTTGCGATCATATGGCGGGTTTCCGGCGTAAGCGGAGTATGGACCGTAATGAAGTCTGCGCTGCGGATAATGTTATCTACCGAGGAGAGTGTCACGCCCAGTTTGTCCGCACGCTCTTCCGTCAAGAACGGATCGAAGGCAAGGATGTTCATGCCGAAAGCCTTGGCGCGTTTAGCTACCTCGCTGCCGATCCTTCCCATTCCCATAACGCCCAGCGTTTTGTTGCGCAGCTCAACGCCGAGGAAGGATTTGCGGTCCCAGGATCCGCCTACCGTCTTGGCATAGGCCTGCGGGATGTGGCGGGCGAGGGCGATCATCATGGCAAATGTATGCTCTGCAGTGGTAATCGTGTTACCGTCAGGCGCATTAATAACAACGATCCCGCGTTTCGTAGCGGCTTCAAGATCGATATTGTCAACGCCAACACCAGCACGGCCGACAACCTTGAGATTGGTTCCTGCATTCATAATGCGTTCTGTCACACGTGTCTGACTCCGTACGAGGAGCCCGTCATATTCACCGATAATGGCAGTGAGCTCATCTTCATTAAGCCCCGTTTTTTTGTCTACCTGCACATCGGCGGCATCCATTAATTGCTGGATCCCCAAATCACTGATCGGATCCGATACCAATACTTTAAACATGGTTTCTCTTCCTCCTTAAAATCCTCTATAAATTGCGGTATTGCAATATTGAATAAGGATTACGCTGGGCGTATTCCGTTATACACCAAAGATTCCAATAGAGCTGCAAGAGGTCTATACAGGTTTGACGCGGTGTCGTGGCAAAGAGACAGGAACATAAAAAAACTCCCAATCCGCATACTACCTCCGTAGTAAGGGACGAGAGTTATTCGTGGTGCCACCCTTATTCGCTGCCAAGATGCGGCAGCCTCAAGCGGTCTGTTCAGACCATGATTGGTAACGGATATCATCCGATTTGCGCCTACTTCAAGTTTCAGCGAAATATCTCAGGAACGCTTAAGAATACTTTTACGCCACCGATTTACACCAACCATCGGCTCTCTGAGGACGTTACAGCTTCTCTTTTCCATCATCGGTTTTCACAGATTAATTTTTTCATAATGTATCATGGCTCTAACATTGTGTCAATAGGTGTTTATTCTGTCCATAGGCCTTATAGTAGGGGAAGAATCAAGGGTTAGCCTTGAATGTCATGCCGTTAATTTGCTATGATGCATATGCCCGCCTATGATTGAATTATTCTGATATTACTATGGTTGTCCACGAAAATATCTTTAAAAATCAAGATGAAAGACAGGCCCATCTTCTATGAAAAAATTTAAAATACGCGTAAAAAGAATCGAGGCCCATCAATTAAATGATCGGCTGCTGCTTATTAATCTGTATCTTACCCAAGCATTGACGCTAATTGCAGGTTTGATCTGGATCCTGTTTCAGCAGAGGAATCCGTTTGGGCTCTTTATCATTCCGAAGGATATCGAGTTTGTATATTGGGGGCTCGGACTTGCTGCAGCAATGCTGGTCGTGGATTTTGTATTATCCCGGTTTGTGTCAGAGGATAGTATGGACGATGGCGGAATCAATGAAATGTTGTTCCGAAAAAGGCCGGTTTGGCATATTTTTATTATAGCTCTGATCGTATCCATCTGTGAGGAGTTATTGTTTCGAGGAGCCATCCAGCATGCGTTCGGACCATATTGGACTAGTATCTTGTTCGCACTTATTCATGTCAGATATTTAAAACATTGGCTTCCAACCGGATGGGTTTTCTTGAGCAGTTACGGTCTGGGTTATGTTTATATTCAAACGGGTACCATTTGGGCGCCCATCCTGTGCCATTTTCTGATTGATTTCATATCAGGAATGTTGATTCGGTTTCGGAGGAAAGAGTAACATGAACGAACTTAGCAGAATGCAGCGACATCAGAGCCGAAAAAAAAGCCGCAAGAACAAGTCAACGGCTCAATCAGAAAAAAGAGCGGCAGCGAAATCGCGACAAGCAGATGAAACATCGAGTCGATCTAAATCGTCACCCTCCACAAGTTCCGTGGAACAAAAGCACCAGAGAAGCAGAACAGGGGATGGATTGAGTCGTTCCAGATCGACCCGGTCCCGCCAGCGTCAAGCAGAGGAAGAAGCGTCTGCTCCTAAACGAACGAATACATATTCCTCGTATCGCGTAAGAATGAGCAAATGGTTTGTGAACTCATTGATCGTCATTTTCATATTGTTAATGGTGGGTCTTCTGTGGTGGGGACTTATCGGAGCGCCTCCATTAAAGGAATTATTAAAGGAGTTATTATGAGTGTGTTGATGTGGATAGCAGGTGCTGCGGCGCTTGGTGCAGGCGCTATCGGCTGGATGAGGGCTGAAGCCAGGGGCTATCGGGTGCGTGAAGAAGAAGTGGTATCCGAACGTGTCCCTCACTCGTTTGACGGTTTTCGGATATTGTTCATTACCGATATACATCGCAGACAATTATCAGAAGAAAAGCTATTATCCAATCTATCATCGGTGGATTGCGTACTGCTTGGTGGAGATATTACGGAAAGAGGCGTGCCCCTTCAGCGTATGAGGCATAATATGTCGGTGCTGGTCCGTATCGCACCCGTGTATGCCGTCTTGGGGAATCATGATTTGAATGCAGGCAAGGACGCCGTCCGTAAAGTATTACGGGAGAGCGGCGTTACTCTGCTGAATGACAAGACCGTTACGTTAAAGCGCAGTAACGAGCTTATGGTTCTCAGCGGGGTAAGGCAGCCGGCAAGCCGGAAGCACCCGTATACAAGATTTCGGGGAAATGCAGCCGAAGACCAGTATCACATTATTCTGGTGCATGATCCAATATGGGTCAAAGACAAGGATGCGGTGCATGGGGATCTCGTGCTGGCGGGACATACCCATGGGGGGCAGATTGTACTGCCAGTTGCAGGAGCCGTTCGATTGACACGTTTCTACAAGAAGTTTAAATCCGGATGGTATACGCTGCCGAGAAAGGCGGGCGAAACCAAGCATTCTTCCAGGATGCTGATCAGCCGGGGATTCGGCACTTCGCATATCCCGCTGCGCTTGCAATGTCCCGCAGAATATCATGTGATTACACTACGCAAAAAACCTTAATTCGATCGTCAGATGGTGACGGCAGAATTAAGGTTTTTGTGTTTTCTCGGATTATCTTATTTTAGGTTCGATGAATTGCGGATCCACGAAGCCATACCCTTTGGCTTCAAGCTTGGTCAGTAAGGTATCGAGGGCCTCTACGGTCCACGGAAGCTCATGCATCAGAATGTTGCTGCCAGGGTGAAGCTGTTCCAGTACATTGCTGACTACGGCATCGGGTTTGTTTTTATTTTTGCTTTCCCAATCGAGCGAACCGTTGGACCAGGTCATGAACAGCAGGTCATGCTTCAGGGCAACTTCCTTTACAGTATCTCCGCCGGAGCCGAACGGAGGACGGAAAAACTTCGGTTCCGATCCGGTCGCTTCCTTAACGATTTGCTGCACATCCCCAATCTGTTTCTTCACTGTCTGTTTGGTTTCTTTTTTCAGGTCGATATGATCCCAGGAATGATTCCCAATGATTTGACCGCGGTCATGGATCAGTTTCAACAGCTCTGGATGCGCCTTCGCACGGTATCCATTGACGAAGAAAATCGCTTTGGCATCATGTTTGTCCAGCGTGTCGATCATTTGGTTGATCATGGTTTCGTCCTTTGGGCCGTCATCAAACGTGAGCAGCACTACTTTTTCGGGGACGGACTCATCATTGGGGACGATGCGATACACCTTATTCATATGATACTTCGGTTCAACCGGTGCCTCGGCATCGGGACTCTTATCGGTTCCATCTGATGGGTCCGCGGATTTATCCACGTCAGGCTCGGCTTCAGGCTTGTCTGTTTCGGTTGCCTTCTCGGTACCTTCTTTCGGAGTGGACACTGCTCCAGAGGTTTCATTTTGCTGCGCTGCTCTGTCATTACCGACTTCCGTGGCCGTGCTTTGCTTTTGATCCATTCCGTTGTTGCCGCATGCGCTGAGCATAAGGCAGCAAGCCAGCAGAAGTACTGTTCGTGTTTTAACCATGATTCCATCTCACTTTCCTGTATTTATGTAGCATGAGTTTCTGGCGGTGCGAGAACAATAATCTCGAGTTTATCATAGAAGGAGGTATCATGTGTGAAGACTTCGTCATTTCTATATGGTGTCATTATCGGTGCCGTTGCATGCCGAATCATTTCCCGGAATAACAGCAGACTTTTCTCCTCGATGATGAAAGATGCGAATCTTGGCCGATTTGCGGATACCGCGATGAGTAAAATTCAGGGCACTAAGAGCCAGAAGTACTCTGGCTCGAGCCGAGAAAGCGTGTCTCCCAGTTCAGGCCGACATGATTCCACTCATTCCAA
Above is a window of Paenibacillus sp. FSL K6-1330 DNA encoding:
- the serA gene encoding phosphoglycerate dehydrogenase, producing the protein MFKVLVSDPISDLGIQQLMDAADVQVDKKTGLNEDELTAIIGEYDGLLVRSQTRVTERIMNAGTNLKVVGRAGVGVDNIDLEAATKRGIVVINAPDGNTITTAEHTFAMMIALARHIPQAYAKTVGGSWDRKSFLGVELRNKTLGVMGMGRIGSEVAKRAKAFGMNILAFDPFLTEERADKLGVTLSSVDNIIRSADFITVHTPLTPETRHMIARPQFEVMKRGMRIVNCARGGIIDERALVEAIDEGIVAGAAFDVFEHEPPESDHPFLNHPKVIVTPHLGASTVEAQENVAIDVSEQVLHILRNEPFKNAVNFPLVAASVMNKLQPYFSLGEKLGSVAAQITAHAVKEIHVDYAGELAEVDTQALTRYIVKGVLERHLGSEVNIVNSMHLAKSRDLHVVVSQTPKTKDFTNLVTVTLKTQNGLERIVAGTLLLGYGERIVRLDKFPVDISPEGHLILISHNDKPGLIGRVGTLLGENDVNIASMQVGRKVIGGEAIMLLTVDKDVPKDVLIKLTGLPELNTAQQIALG
- a CDS encoding CPBP family intramembrane glutamic endopeptidase, producing MKKFKIRVKRIEAHQLNDRLLLINLYLTQALTLIAGLIWILFQQRNPFGLFIIPKDIEFVYWGLGLAAAMLVVDFVLSRFVSEDSMDDGGINEMLFRKRPVWHIFIIALIVSICEELLFRGAIQHAFGPYWTSILFALIHVRYLKHWLPTGWVFLSSYGLGYVYIQTGTIWAPILCHFLIDFISGMLIRFRRKE
- a CDS encoding metallophosphoesterase is translated as MSVLMWIAGAAALGAGAIGWMRAEARGYRVREEEVVSERVPHSFDGFRILFITDIHRRQLSEEKLLSNLSSVDCVLLGGDITERGVPLQRMRHNMSVLVRIAPVYAVLGNHDLNAGKDAVRKVLRESGVTLLNDKTVTLKRSNELMVLSGVRQPASRKHPYTRFRGNAAEDQYHIILVHDPIWVKDKDAVHGDLVLAGHTHGGQIVLPVAGAVRLTRFYKKFKSGWYTLPRKAGETKHSSRMLISRGFGTSHIPLRLQCPAEYHVITLRKKP
- a CDS encoding polysaccharide deacetylase family protein — translated: MVKTRTVLLLACCLMLSACGNNGMDQKQSTATEVGNDRAAQQNETSGAVSTPKEGTEKATETDKPEAEPDVDKSADPSDGTDKSPDAEAPVEPKYHMNKVYRIVPNDESVPEKVVLLTFDDGPKDETMINQMIDTLDKHDAKAIFFVNGYRAKAHPELLKLIHDRGQIIGNHSWDHIDLKKETKQTVKKQIGDVQQIVKEATGSEPKFFRPPFGSGGDTVKEVALKHDLLFMTWSNGSLDWESKNKNKPDAVVSNVLEQLHPGSNILMHELPWTVEALDTLLTKLEAKGYGFVDPQFIEPKIR